The Cydia strobilella chromosome 16, ilCydStro3.1, whole genome shotgun sequence genomic sequence acaagcgacaataagtacccttttggttgaaaatggcacaaatatgtatgtatgcgtGCGAATCGCGTGTGTATCGATACAAACGCGCGTCGACAGCGGCGCGTTAAAATCTCGCGGTCTGCAAATGCCCTAAGTTCCGTGAGCCAAATGGTGTTCTCGTGCTgtaagcaaatatttattttgggtTGTTGCACCAAGCCAGTTACTAGTAGTTTCTAGCCGTATTGCAAAAACTAAGCTTTTTTTAGTGATGTAGCCATGATTTTTagtcaaaaaatataataaagagaACCAAAGCGACTTACTTTTCAATTCTCGGCTGCACTTGACTTCTAAAGTGCCGTTGAACGCCATTTTGAAGTCATTCTTCTGGTCTTTTGCGAAGACACGTTGGAAGGTTTGCTTGAAGAGCGAGGAGTTGAACGAGTCGCCCATCACCATATGCCCTCTACAAAAATGTATCGTAAATTAATTACAAACATTAGATTTGAACAATAAGTGCCAGCTGAGCTAAGTACTCTTAAACTGTTCATGGAAGTTTGAATTCAGAATAAGTGCATTGCATATTTTACAAACAGTACCAGTTCCTTAAAACTACTGGGAAGTATGTGAAGAAATTCATTTCCCTGACACTGTGGGACTGACTGTCAACTCCGTGACTGACGCACATGCGTGAGTAACAGAATCAGGTCATTGGTCAAATCATAATTTCTAACTAGAAATTTAATGACAATAACAAattcagttttgaatgattcacggttagtttcactagacacattgaccgggatatagaccggtaaaacaatacaaaagataatcacggtctatatcccggtcaatataagtctaataacaAATTCATCTAAAAGTTTCTTACCCTGTTGAATTACAACACTGTTTCATCTCCATCAGCCCAGTCTGATCCAGCGCACACGAATAAATATCGATCGAGTGGCCATTCGTCGCAGATCGGAAAGACAACGCTTCATAATGCTTGATAGCCTTCTTCATGTACTTGGCGTTATCTTTGTGAATGTCGTGATGCGAGCGGATGGGCTGCTTCAGCTCATCATTGACCACCTGACCGGGGCCTTGGGAGCAGGGCCCGCCAAGGAACATCATGATTCTAGCTCCAGTATTAGGATAAGTGACTTCTAATAATCCAACAGCTAATGAGAGGGCGACTCCGCTGCTTCTCAAAGGTCTTTTTCCTACTCCTAGAGGCCAGGGATCCCGGCCAAGCTCGCCGAGTAAGTCAGTTAGGGCCATGTCGCATTGTTTGACCGGTTGGAGGAAGCGGTGAGCCGGGGGCGTCGGCGCCTGGGTGCCGGGACGTTGCTGGGTGTTGGGCGCGTTGACGCGGCCGATCGCCAGCTGCTCTTGGATTTGCTTGGCACTCAAGTCTTTGGTTCCTTTGAAAACATAGCACTTGGATATGCCTTCTGTacctaaaaaaatttaaaaagtttagtaAAATATGAGTAATATTAGTATACATATGATAAAAATTGGTAATGTTATAAAACAAGTGTGTATTTAAAACCATTTGCTTATCATCATAGCTAAAACAGTTTATATTTCCTCATTTGTCATGAAAATAATAGTGATCATAGTCAAGGCTTGTAAAAGttaagagtaaaaataaataaataataaaaataaaaaagccttttatttccaatttacaattgttttacattagaagttttagcatattggttagtaagtttcttatagttagtagttagtgttaggtttatgtattctatttactatctatttatttaatttggacccctctttgggtgtaggcctcctccaattctctCCATTTCTGCCTGTCTTCCGCTTTGTTTAGCCAGTCTTTCCCTGCAATTTCTTTTATATCGTCCAGCCATCGTTTATATGGCTTTCCTACTTTCCTTTTGCCACTTGGGCCTTTCCATTTCGTTGCCAATATTGTCCATCTATGGTCTTTGTACCGTgcgatgtgtcctgcccaccgcCATTTTAATTTGAGGGCTTGAGTTAGTGCGTcttgtaactttgttttttctcttatagatgtactctttattttttgtatcttttttatGTTGAGCATGTTCCTCTCCATGGCTCTTTGGGTGGTTCTTATCtttctctttattttatctgtaaaAGTCCATGTTTGGCACCCATAGAGCAGGCTCGGTAGAAGGCATGTATCTGCCACTATCTTTTTTAGGTTTAAGCTGTATTTGCCTTTTAGGATTTCTTGCAGTGACCAGAATTTCCTCCAGGTTATGTTGGCTCTCCTTTCTACCTCTTCttcgttgtttgttgttgtaaaGGACAGTTGCTTTCCTAGATATATATATTGGTCTACATAGTCTATGTTGTTGccattgatatttatttgtatttgtttgctgtttgtcattattttggttttatttgtgtTCATTTGTAAGCCTGCTTTGGTGCTTTCTTCGTCTAGTTGGTTTATAAGCACTCTTAGTTCTGTTGCAGTTTCAGCTACTATGACTATGTCGTCTGCAAATCTCAAATGGTTTATTAACTGGCCCTCCAGATTGATGCCTTTTGATTCCCATTTGAGATTCCGAAATATGATTTCCAGGACAGCAATAAAGATCTTGGGTGATAAAGGATCTCCTTGTCGGACTCCCCTTTCTATCCTTATCTGTTTCCCTCTTGTCTCCAGCTTGACTCGGCTGGTGCTTTTCGCGTATATattctttataatattaatgtatttttggtCCACATTAAGCTGTTTCAATGCATTCCAGATTGCGCTGTGATTGATGCTATCAAATGCCTTGCTATAATCTATAAAGGCGACGTATAGGTTCCTATTGAACTCTTTATACTTCTCTATCATCTGTTCTAGTGCTTGTATGTGATCAGTGGTGCTGAAACCTGCCCTGAAACCAGCCTGCTCTCTTGGTTGTGAGTCGTCAATTGTTTTGGATATTCGCCTTAACATTATTGAGGAGAACAGTTTGTATATGCTCGCCAGTAAGCTGATTGGCCTATAGTTACCGATGTCTAAGGAGTTGCCTTTCTTGTACAGCAATATTATGTCGGATGTACACCATTGCTCTGGTATGGTTTCGGAATTAAGTACCATATTGAATAGATGTGTTATATGTTGAAGCAGGATTGGTGTACCATGTTTTAGAGCTTCGTTTGTTATTCCATCAGGACCTGGGCTTTTTTTGGTTTTCAGCTGCTTTATGTGCTCATAAACTTCTTTTTCTTCGATCTGCTTTACTGGCAAGTTTACGTTATTCGCAATGGGTGTTTCCTCTTGTATGTGGTTGTAGTCTTTCATTCTGTAGAGTTCTTCGTAAAAGTGTGTAGCATGATTTATTACGTCTTTCCTTGTTTTTGTTTCTTCTTTGTCTTGTCCAAGTTTTTGTATCCATGATTTGTTTAGATTAAGTTCTTTTAAAGCTCTCTTTGTACTTCTGTGTTTCTTTAGGTTCCTTGTTATTACTTCCTTCCTGTGATTCCTGTAGTCTATTCTTATAGATTTCTTTGTTTCCTTGAACAGCCGGGTAAGTTCTTTCTTCATGTCTTGATCTTTGTCTTTCTTATACATTAGTTCTGTGCGTTGTTTTATGAGTTGTATTGTATGGTCGCTAaagattttgtttgtttttgtgtgGTCAGTCTTAGTCTTCTGTGTTACGCTGTCTATTATTGACTTTTCTATCTTATTGTAGTAATCTTGAACATTTGTATCTTCTGTTTTGTTTCCTAGTTTTGTCTCTAAGCCTCTGATATAACTTTGTATTTCCTCTTCTGTCTTTAGGCTTTTCAACGAGGAATGGAAGTTTTTTCGACTCTTTTTAGGAAGTTTTAAGTTAAATGTTGCTCTCAGAAGTCGGTGGTCTGatggaaatagtacattattcaGGACTTCGAAATTAGTGATATGTGCTGGTTGGTTTGTCATTATGAAATCTATTTCATTCCTGGTGTTTTGGTCAGGTGATATCCAGGTCCATCTTCTATTCGATCTTTTGTTATAAAAGGTATTCATTATGAAGAGTTTCTTTCCTAATGCATAGTCTAACAGTCTTTCTCCTCGTTTGTTTCGGTCTCCGTAGCCATACTTGCCCATAATTAGATTTTCTTCCTTCTTGGGGTAGCCTATTTTTGCGTTGAAATCTCCCATGACGATTAAGAGTAGGTAGTAGTAATTATGTAAATGACCGTGTAGGTGACATTCGGAagattactttaaaataatccGTACATTAGTCTTTGCCTAATAAGCATTAAttatgacgttttcaaccaaaaggttctCGCTTGTCGATgaggttgattttaaattgaagctataaTTATGGAAATAGTGACTTATTGACAACCAACAATAAGaatccttttggttgagaatggcacaattatTCTAAACGAATTTAAATGTACTGACCTAACTCATGAATCTGTACCATACGGCCAAATGTAATAAGCCCAACTAATGCATTCTGCGGCATCAAACTAAGCGAAGTCTGCAGGGAGTCCTTTAAAGCTCCCAATTCCTCCTCATCCATACAAGTGTCAACCACCAGCAGGTAAATGGGTGGCATCGTCTGAGCCCGTGTGATTGTGTACTCAATAGTTGAGAAGTTTGGGATGAGCTCAGCAGGTTGGTGCTGTTCGGATATGGCTGCATATTGCGGGGGGAACTGGAAAATAATAACATGTTACAGATGATAATTGATGCAGCATGCATGAGACTGGAGAGAATATGAAGGATGTGGTTTGATCTACACCAAAAAAGCAGCTCTTAAAttagaaaagtaaaaaataatgattaattaaattttgtaatagtAAGTGGTTaagttgacgaaatataaagtGAACCGATCTTGTTCAAAATTGTTCGAGAGATTTACTCactttatagaatagaataaaaataatttattcgttagcacacacaaatagaaaattatacaaaacagattCTATTTCCTCAACCTTAATAAGTGCAGTTTTCTTAAGTTTATCTTCTGTACACTGCCCATTACTGCCAAGAACGGGCTTTGCATTcacaaaattatattacatcTGGCAATTGCACAattgagttcataaatatgtatacatttcttcacctgaatccattgcaataagatgaaaaaattaatacatatttacgAACTCGACTGTAACATAGTACATGAAATATGGGTCAAGAATATCAATGCTATACCTATCCAGTCTGACAATAAGCAGACGTTGACTCATTAAAGTTGGCACCAAAAAAGTGCATCAAGCTTTTTCATGATGTGAGCGccttgacaaaaaaaaacactaccGCCTGGTTGTCataaactgtttttagggtaaagggtaaaaacgggaccctattactaatactcctctgtccgtctgtccttctgtctgtcaccaggctgtatctcatgaaccgtgatagacagttgaaattttcatttttttttcttgtcgaGCTCCAATACCCCAGTCTCATGATGCCACATGTTGTAAATATGGTTAGGActctttttaaaaacaattcatGCAAACATTGATAAattgtacactcagcgtcaaatactctgtagcagtcagtggccaaatagtttagtacaccatactaaatatttttattttttttcctatctggcttttactccctgcaattttgcacagggtgaatttgccaatgttgGTTTTGACTTTgttgaggagaatgttcggaaTTGTATTCTTGGGAGGATGTGGTTGGgaaaatcctaaaaacaaataattgttatgaaccaccatactaaatatatggtgtactgaactatttgactactttgggTTCTACAAAGTATTTGATGCTGAGTGTACAGTTTAACCAACAACGACTAATTTTATAAGGAACACATTAGAATTGTGTGACGTGttataactaaaaaataaaattagttccTAAATTGAACAATAGAAGAAGGTAAACATGAGTGTACTCACAGGATTTCTTTGGAAACAGAAGTTGCACACCCACAATTTGGCTCTGTAATCGACCTGGCACATCGGGTTCAGTACAGCGCGGCAGGTGTTCCGGGTGCACAAGACTGGCTCATACTGAATTGGAGGCAGATCTGGCCGTTCTTTGAGTGGCTGGTACAAGCAGGCCAGAGGCACCACAAGCCGCGTTGCCTCGATTCTGCTAGACGGCCACACATTCCATGTAAACCGTATGCCATCCCGGTCTTCGTTTTGCTGAATAAACTCCTCATACGTCGCCATGTCTTAGATCTAGAAAcgaaatattacaaaaacactATAATAACACGTATTCACTTAGCTCACACGTTTTCGTGAATCCAACACTTGTTACGTACCAGGAAGACATGCAGTGACCTAAGACTATGCACATTAGCGAAATTCTACAATCCAGTTAGACACCCATTCAGAAAATCGAATTAAAACAGATTTTAAAGGAATTTCTAACAGAAGAGCCAGTCGGGCTGATTTGGCAATTGTCAATACCAAAGACAAAACAGCTGTCATTTCAGCCACGTCATTTGTGAAAACGCAACATAACTGGGAaatgaaatttacatttttattttaatagtttacGAATATATCACTTTTTCATCAATATTTAATAGGGAAAATCTATACAATTTAGATTTTTCTTGACGAAAACTCTAAATCCATAAAACATTTAGTGTCTTTGCCCCAcaacaattaataaaaaagaaaatacaatgtTCTGTctatggttttttcatagacaAAAGATCGAGCATAGACAAACGAGCGTGGcttgtttttttctttaataaacacGTTCCGTTTCATGTCTTGGTTCAagacaataattttaaaattacacattgtatattatatacataagaaaaaatttaaaaagtataaaatgtaaatgaatttatttgtatcaaaaatttaaatcgtttaaaataacaaaaaaatgctattttagtattatttttttcttttatgaatCATTCCATGCAGTCGCGTGTAAGGAAAACACGAAACGTTattgaatgaaatatttttttttatttttagggcatagtaaattatatttcaattaGGGACatgatttgtaaaatatttcgtattttatatttactacaCCATCATTTCGATGTAATTAGTGAATAAAATTTTAGGAACATGTCATTGCTTTGTTTTAAGAGCAGGAAGTTTACGCTAAAAAGTGCGACTGCGCACTGGCCAAATTAGTAGTGAGAAAGAAAATGGCGATCAGCGAAAGGCGTCCGGAGTTAacgtgatgaaaaacattgtaaaaGCTCAATTACATAGTGTTATAGTTAATAAATGTGTCAGATGTAGATTATTTAAGTGTTAATGAATAGTGATTGTGTATAAAAAATGGCTGCGAATATGTACAGAGTCGGCGGTAAGTAGTAATAATTGGTTATTTTTGTTGTAGCTTCGCCGGTTCACCGCCAGCCGACTAGCGGTGCTTTGCTTTGATTGTCGTACCTTTATTAATCGCTCACATTAATTAGTTAATGTAGACCCTTTCTATATAGTCAAATTATCAACAAAATAAGATGTTTGACGCGAATTAGATCAAAGTTATACGGTGTTTGCGGGAAAGTTATATTTATACTAAATTTCGTCAAATAGGACATTAGCATTTGCATCTAGGTATCATTGTATCGGCTTGCGTACTGAGTGCGGGTGGTTAGGCATGGAGGAGCATCAATTACCTAATCGCGAATatggtttttcggaattatTTTATGAAGTTTGTATGGTTTTGACACAAGATTTTAGGTTATATTGGATGTTGTCAAAACAATTTCATGTGAGTTTGCGGTGTCTGAACCCAGGAGTTGGGGTTGTTGGAGGATATGAGGAAGTTTGGTGTGGCGCGAAGTTGCCGGTGAAGGTTCAAGGTGTGTGTAGTGTTTTGTTTGGGGTTGATAATGGGTTAAGGTGATTAGTGCAGGGTGGGCCGGTGGCTTGGCCGGCGCCGCGGTTCGGGCCTCATGTCCGTGCTCGCGCGCGGAATGTTAATAAGCTCTTCCCTTTACACTTCCTATCATATCTCATGCATTGTACTGACTTCATACTTCATTGTGTTTGGTCAGGTgcttattacaatttaaataaactgaacGGAATATAAGAGCTAATTTAAATACGAATaaagatataacttcgtaacaGGTTTAGTATAGAATAGTAAATTTactccagtttttttttaattaaagtttttaaaactttgtTTGTAGTGTCTGCATTCCATTAAGTGTATTAAAGCATTTAATATTCATTGCTATCTGACCTgaatttaatttactgtacctacctatttaaataatagcttTGACATGTGATCAATTTTGGTGAGGCCATTATTTCATGTcatcaaaactaaaattatatgtttattttgtcTCTGAAGAAACATCTAATCTAAGGTCACATAGTAGAAATCAGTCTAGTGTAATAATATAACTTCTTAATTTTCCTTTAGTTTACTAAATATTAATGATCTGTAGTAATAATGATCCTTTATAACTTAAACTGCAAAAAGTACAAATGTAAACATGTTTGAGTGGACCAGATCTATTATTTGAATAAGTGTACATatcttcttattttatttaataatacctGTAGCCTTCAACCAAGTGAAAGAGAGTTCATTGACCTGTCATTATTGCCATTTGTTTGTAACCTTATTTAACTGTTGAGTTGTGTTCAGTACCTATTGAGACTTCTAtttaaactattatatatatatatatatatattaaaaatacaatgatGCATAACATTCCAAAAGTCAAAACTAATCATCAACCAAGTGAATTCATATtcctattattaaaaatatatacaaaatcaCATTAAATTTAAGTACCAAGTTATTAACTtcttattaggtaggtactattacATTTTATACCTAACATATCACTTAATAGACATAAACATAGACAtagatatttattcataatatttttaaatattacatgtcaagcaTTATTCAATTCTTATATAACATTAAACACTAGGTTCACTATGAGACAGGTTATGGAAGCTGTTGGATGATGGTAAATTATAGTGCAGACCTTGTTTGTGGTATActttaattacttttataaaacaaatattaccAAGTCCATTTCTGAAAACTGTCATTGTTTAAATGGTTGGAATGATTAAAGAAAACATGACATAACATAACCATCAAATGAAAACGCAATCAGATAATCAAAGTATGCTAATTTAATAGTAGTTTAAGAGTCTGTATGGacttgtttttgtttaacatagGCATAATAATAATCTAGGTTAAGTGAAGTCCTGCTAGCACAGTTATTCTGATgctctatttatttttaaatatttgaagcATTTTAAGGCACCATTAATTAACCTCTAGCAGCCCACCATACAAGAAAAATTGGCAGTCAAATTTGAatcatttgtcaaaataaaattgaattggtTCTGTTTTAAAACCGAATGAAACAAAACAATAGCAACTCTATTTcaataaatagtaatttaaatttcattgaagGCAATTAGTACTAGTATTAGGACCGTAGGACGCTAGTGGTTCAACAATAAACTGATGCACATCTTTTTACATTAAAAGCCCTGGACTATACCCTTACCAACCAACTCTATTGTGTTGGTAGTAAGGCATAAAATACCATGAACATTTTACTACAACTCCTCACATAATACCTAATACTTTTACAGAGATACAGATACAGCCACAGTCTCAATAAGATTAATAaggtatgaaataaaaaaacggccagGTGCAAGTCCAACTACGAATAATTAAGgacttatataataataattttcatcattattcataataaaaaaatcatgattCTTGTTTACGTAATACcccttttaatttatataatatgttatGACCAATAGTGttattatttgttgtcatagTGACAATAAAATTGCTGCCACCTTTTGAAAAtttaaccctaaaaataactcgattttataaaaaatattaccaaTAGTTTACATCTGTCACCCTTGTATTAATCCCCCTACCGTCATCTTAGCACCTTCCCGATTGCATACCTACTGCAGTAACCTGAGGCCGCTTACCTAATAACctaattaggttaggttaatattatcccaataaaataaaactatgaaaacggattatatcgcgtattgaatttatactacatcccaccgttttcatagttttatttcatgagtaactatcgcggtaaccgaagacaatattattctatattaatttttaacaagcagaaacgtctgcgattgatgctattaagcttagaataaatttaaaagtggaaaaattactgccttgggtgagacttgaactcacggcctctggatataatttaaaagtattttttctacttttaaatttattctaagacaatattattatccCAATAATTGACATATGTACTAGTTTTTATTTAAGAGCctgtcatctgaccttccaacccagagaggaTATTAGGCCTTATTGACATTAGATTAGTGTCTCCTCAAGATGTGTTCCTTCTACGAAGAGCAACTGGTAGGTATCAATTGATATTTCGTATATTAGTTCCGAAAACAATCATTTAGATAACTAAGTTAATGATGTAGGTCATGCTcgtgaagttgaccaccccatttcgtttgcccgcaaatggcatatctatatcgttagttcatcgttagttcacgtttgttcagtaggtaaaatcgttaggacccgattccaaagtcgatttttttttaaaaaaaaaaggggtggctgtcttcacgctagccaccccaaaccactttttgttagtttttttggtctagatagcaagatattcgttagttcatgattgttcaggcattggaatcgttaggacccgattccttcattttttatttttttttaaagtggggtggctgtcttcacgctaaccaccccacccagaaatcagtcaaactaaccatgtgaatccatcgggcgacgttagttcacgtttgttcaggcattaaaatcgttaggatctcaatagatttgctataaaaaaataaaatcaaaaaattcatattggccggccgagatagttcagcagggggggcgtaacaagcaatcgacactactaacgattctatgccctaaataagcatctatagacgatatataaccgatacagtacggtaacttgcgggtattcagaacagattaaaagattttcgtggttttatattttttttattctattgtggtggctgtcttcacgctagccaccccaaaccactttttgttagttttttttgtctagatagcaagatattcgttagttcatgattgttcaggcattggtagcgttaggacccgattccttcattttttttttttttttcaaagtggggtggctgtcatcacgctaaccaccccaccccgaaatcagtcaaaataaccatgtgaatccatcgggcgacgttagttcacgtttgttcaggcattaaaatcgttaggatctcaatagatttgctataaaaaaataaaatcaaaaaatacatattggccggccgagatagttcagcagggggggcgtaacaagcaatcgacacagatactaacgattctatgccctaaataagcatctatagacgatatataaccgatacagtacggtaacttgcgggtattcagaacagattaaaagattttcgtggttttatattttttttattctatggtggtggctgtcttcacgctagccaccccaaaccactttttgttagttttttttgtctagatagcaagatattcgttagttcatgattgttcaggcattggtagcgttaggacccgattccttcattttttttttaaagtggggtggctgtcttcacgctaaccaccccaccccgaaatcagtcaaactaactatgtgaatccatcgggcgacgttagttcacgtttgttcagacattaaaatcgttaggatctcaatagataaaaacataaaatcgaaaaattcatattggccggccgagatagttcagtagggagggtgtaacaagcaatcgacacagatactaacgattctaagccctacataagcccgatataacaccgacacagtacagtaatttggcggcattaaataaggttagacaggtaataataaaatgcaaaaactttaacttatgctccaaagtcgacggctgaaaaaaatactcagaatcgggtccttacgatgccacttgcagaataatatcagccgaccatgctgattcaagataggtaggtaatttgcgggcgatcaaaacaaatttgccgaaaaaaaaaaacttgaaaattttaataacccaacttatgctcctaagtcgacggctgaaaaaaatactcagaatcgggtccttacgatgccacttgcagaataacatgacCAAACCATGctaattcaagataggtaggtcatttgcgggcgatcaatgcagattttgcggaaaaaaataaaacttgaaaatttgaataacccaacttatgctcctaagtcaacggctgaaaaaaatactcagaatcgggtccttacgatgccacttgcaaaataacatcagccgaccatgctgattcaagataggtaggtcatttgcgggcgatcaaagcagattttgcggaaaaaaataaaacttgaaaatttgaataacccaacttatgctcttaagtcgacggctgaaaaaaaaactcagaatcgggtccttacgttgccacttgcagaataacatgagcagatcatgctgattcaagataggtaggtcatttgcgggcgatcaatgcagattttgcggaaaaaaattaaacttaaatac encodes the following:
- the LOC134748240 gene encoding protein transport protein Sec23A isoform X1 encodes the protein MATYEEFIQQNEDRDGIRFTWNVWPSSRIEATRLVVPLACLYQPLKERPDLPPIQYEPVLCTRNTCRAVLNPMCQVDYRAKLWVCNFCFQRNPFPPQYAAISEQHQPAELIPNFSTIEYTITRAQTMPPIYLLVVDTCMDEEELGALKDSLQTSLSLMPQNALVGLITFGRMVQIHELGTEGISKCYVFKGTKDLSAKQIQEQLAIGRVNAPNTQQRPGTQAPTPPAHRFLQPVKQCDMALTDLLGELGRDPWPLGVGKRPLRSSGVALSLAVGLLEVTYPNTGARIMMFLGGPCSQGPGQVVNDELKQPIRSHHDIHKDNAKYMKKAIKHYEALSFRSATNGHSIDIYSCALDQTGLMEMKQCCNSTGGHMVMGDSFNSSLFKQTFQRVFAKDQKNDFKMAFNGTLEVKCSRELKISGAIGSCVSLNVKGPCVSDQEVGMGNTSQWKLCTFTPSTTMAIFFEVVNQHAAPVPQGGRGCVQLITQYQHSSGQRRVRVTTVARNWGDAAVNLPHIAAGFDQEAAAVVMARLVVYRAEQEDGPDVLRWLDRMLIRLCQKFGEYAKDDPNSFRLSENFSLYPQFMYHLRRSQFLQVFNNSPDETTFYRHMLMREDLTQSLIMIQPILYSYSFGGPPEPVLLDTSSIQPDRILLMDTFFQILIYHGETIAQWRALRYQDMPEYESFAQLLRAPVDDAQEILQSRFPVPRYIDTEHGGSQARFLLSKVNPSQTHNNMYAYGGAMPMPSADGGAPVLTDDVSLQVFMEHLKKLAVSSTA
- the LOC134748240 gene encoding protein transport protein Sec23A isoform X2; translation: MATYEEFIQQNEDRDGIRFTWNVWPSSRIEATRLVVPLACLYQPLKERPDLPPIQYEPVLCTRNTCRAVLNPMCQVDYRAKLWVCNFCFQRNPFPPQYAAISEQHQPAELIPNFSTIEYTITRAQTMPPIYLLVVDTCMDEEELGALKDSLQTSLSLMPQNALVGLITFGRMVQIHELGTEGISKCYVFKGTKDLSAKQIQEQLAIGRVNAPNTQQRPGTQAPTPPAHRFLQPVKQCDMALTDLLGELGRDPWPLGVGKRPLRSSGVALSLAVGLLEVTYPNTGARIMMFLGGPCSQGPGQVVNDELKQPIRSHHDIHKDNAKYMKKAIKHYEALSFRSATNGHSIDIYSCALDQTGLMEMKQCCNSTGGHMVMGDSFNSSLFKQTFQRVFAKDQKNDFKMAFNGTLEVKCSRELKISGAIGSCVSLNVKGPCVSDQEVGMGNTSQWKLCTFTPSTTMAIFFEVVNQHAAPVPQGGRGCVQLITQYQHSSGQRRVRVTTVARNWGDAAVNLPHIAAGFDQEAAAVVMARLVVYRAEQEDGPDVLRWLDRMLIRLCQKFGEYAKDDPNSFRLSENFSLYPQFMYHLRRSQFLQVFNNSPDETTFYRHMLMREDLTQSLIMIQPILYSYSFGGPPEPVLLDTSSIQPDRILLMDTFFQILIYHGETIAQWRALRYQDMPEYESFAQLLRAPVDDAQEILQSRFPVPRYIDTEHGGSQARFLLSKVNPSQTHNNMYAYGGDGGAPVLTDDVSLQVFMEHLKKLAVSSTA